A region of Rhodamnia argentea isolate NSW1041297 chromosome 9, ASM2092103v1, whole genome shotgun sequence DNA encodes the following proteins:
- the LOC115730802 gene encoding zinc finger CCCH domain-containing protein 1-like, with protein sequence MADSGEAKQAEPGNLEETSEKQTSEQVCSFFRRPSKNKNIRKRMVEDDDDEDSKTESSVLRTQRKPQRTDNKLYFSTGSSKSSVSAESKIDSDKTIFQFESSKEIQVEHDSRATATLETETEFSKDARAIRERVLKQATNEMSGKSKDAGDEKLYKGIHGYTDYKAGFRREQTISSEKAGGAHGPLRASAHIRVSARFDYQPDICKDYKETGYCGYGDACKFMHDRGDYKPGWQLEKEWEEAEKARKRNLALGGDDADEEDVDQTEVEEDDELPFACFICRERFVDPVVTKCKHYFCEHCALKHHARNKKCFVCNKPTLGIFNAAHEIRKKMAAEGGK encoded by the exons ATGGCGGATTCTGGTGAGGCTAAGCAGGCTGAACCAGGAAATCTGGAGGAGACAAGTGAAAAGCAAACATCTGAACAGG TGTGTAGCTTTTTCAGGAGACcgtcaaaaaataagaatatcaGGAAGCGGatggttgaagatgatgatgatgaagattcCAAGACGGAGAGTTCAGTGTTACGTACTCAGAGGAAACCTCAAAGGACGGACAATAAGCTGTATTTTTCAACTGGATCCTCCAAAAGCTCGGTGTCTGCAGAATCAAAGATTGATTCTGATAAAACGATATTTCAATTTGAGTCTTCAAAAGAAATTCAAGTTGAGCATGATAGCAGAGCAACAGCAACTCTGGAAACTGAGACTGAGTTCTCAAAAGATGCTCGAGCTATTCGAGAGAGAGTTCTTAAGCAAGCAACTAATGAGATGAGTGGGAAAAGTAAGGACGCTGGTGATGAGAAGCTGTATAAAGGGATCCACGGTTACACTGATTACAAGGCAGGGTTTCGGAGGGAGCAAACAATATCCAGTGAGAAAGCTGGAGGGGCACATGGCCCCCTGCGAGCTTCAGCTCATATTAGAGTCTCAGCAAGGTTTGATTATCAGCCTGACATATGCAAGGACTACAAAGAAACTGGTTATTGCGGGTATGGAGACGCATGTAAATTTATGCATGACAGAGGAGATTACAAACCTGGGTGGCAGTTGGAGAAGGAGTGGGAGGAGGCAGAGAAGGCAAGGAAGCGAAATTTAGCCTTGGGAGGGGATGACgcagatgaagaagatgttgaccAAACAGAGGTTGAAGAGGATGATGAATTGCCCTTTGCATGTTTCATTTGCAGAGAGCGATTTGTTGATCCGGTCGTCACGAAATGCAAGCACTACTTCTGTGAGCATTGTGCACTAAAG CATCATGCGAGGAACAAGAAGTGCTTTGTCTGCAACAAACCCACCTTGGGTATCTTTAATGCTGCTCATGAGATAAGGAAGAAAATGGCTGCAGAAG GTGGAAAATGA
- the LOC125316520 gene encoding uncharacterized protein LOC125316520 isoform X2, with protein MAVQEEDRPDIRDLPDEPWDWEEISRNLLYNIDQELGDERSPWGRKKHRLRWLGKPRAIPQVILKLQDHNFRESALQLLSSFLFEKREEDPENYYRAGLLLFHSCGTMAILIQEVLLIYRMMADGSLNERACMRLINVIILFQCIAANRETRQKLMSSCIVNFLVPLVPFISSLEVYDNVRAVALSVFGILCQARESSAVQWAIENEVVEVCLISMDTGNELTRVIGLHIVESILRVDFGISYIFSPAADHLLNKLMRTLDNLVNLIAVVHNFSPRILFHTIRCYARLCHDERGHNLVKQSLPESIIKGTFHGNLKDFPVIHRLLSQLLLIAGINAS; from the exons ATGGCGGTCCAGGAAGAAGATCGCCCGGACATTCGTGATTTGCCCGACGAGCCTTGGGATTGGGAAGAAATATCTCGCAATCTTCTTTACAACATCGATCAAG AGTTGGGGGATGAGAGATCTCCATGGGGAAGAAAGAAGCACAGACTTCGTTGGTTGGGGAAGCCGAGAGCGATTCCCCAAGTGATCCTCAAGCTTCAGGACCACAATTTCAGGGAATCTGCTCTTCAATTGCTTAGTTCTTTCCTTTTCGAG AAGAGGGAAGAGGACCCAGAGAATTATTACAGAGCGGGATTGCTTCTGTTCCATTCCTGCGGTACCATGGCCATTCTGATACAG GAGGTTCTCTTGATCTATAGGATGATGGCTGATGGAAGTCTAAATGAGAGAGCATGCATGCGACTTATCAATGTCATTATTCTATTCCAG TGCATTGCAGCTAATAGAGAAACTCGGCAAAAGCTCATGAGCT CCTGCATTGTCAACTTCTTGGTACCCTTAGTACCGTTCATATCCAGCCTGGAGGTGTATGACAATGTGAGAGCTGTTGCCTTGTCCGTGTTTGGCATCTTATGCCAG GCAAGAGAATCTAGTGCTGTCCAATGGGCTATTGAAAATGAGGTGGTCGAAGTATGCTTGATTAGCATGGACACTGGAAACGAACTCACGAGAGTG ATTGGTCTGCACATTGTTGAATCCATACTTCGGGTTGACTTTGGAATATCATACATATTCAGTCCTGCAGCTGATCATCTGTTGAATAAACTGATGAGAACATTGGATAATTTG GTAAATCTGATAGCTGTTGTGCACAACTTCTCTCCTCGAATCCTATTTCACACCATCCGGTGCTATGCTCGCTTATGTCATGATGAAAG GGGACATAATCTTGTGAAGCAGTCACTCCCTGAATCCATCATCAAGGGCACTTTTCATGGAAACCTGAAG GACTTTCCGGTAATTCATAGATTGCTTTCACAACTACTACTGATTGCTGGTATAAATGCCTCATGA
- the LOC125316520 gene encoding uncharacterized protein LOC125316520 isoform X1: MAVQEEDRPDIRDLPDEPWDWEEISRNLLYNIDQELGDERSPWGRKKHRLRWLGKPRAIPQVILKLQDHNFRESALQLLSSFLFEKREEDPENYYRAGLLLFHSCGTMAILIQEVLLIYRMMADGSLNERACMRLINVIILFQCIAANRETRQKLMSSCIVNFLVPLVPFISSLEVYDNVRAVALSVFGILCQARESSAVQWAIENEVVEVCLISMDTGNELTRVIGLHIVESILRVDFGISYIFSPAADHLLNKLMRTLDNLVNLIAVVHNFSPRILFHTIRCYARLCHDERGHNLVKQSLPESIIKGTFHGNLKLLLQFTRFYHSERIRTNGVKCFLELLHFGGSGVILHNVENRFLRERNYQMFTRIFCCVYKILCKLHFWLKFLVRFRILKSVLTFSSFFSTFLVLLSMITSCIR; the protein is encoded by the exons ATGGCGGTCCAGGAAGAAGATCGCCCGGACATTCGTGATTTGCCCGACGAGCCTTGGGATTGGGAAGAAATATCTCGCAATCTTCTTTACAACATCGATCAAG AGTTGGGGGATGAGAGATCTCCATGGGGAAGAAAGAAGCACAGACTTCGTTGGTTGGGGAAGCCGAGAGCGATTCCCCAAGTGATCCTCAAGCTTCAGGACCACAATTTCAGGGAATCTGCTCTTCAATTGCTTAGTTCTTTCCTTTTCGAG AAGAGGGAAGAGGACCCAGAGAATTATTACAGAGCGGGATTGCTTCTGTTCCATTCCTGCGGTACCATGGCCATTCTGATACAG GAGGTTCTCTTGATCTATAGGATGATGGCTGATGGAAGTCTAAATGAGAGAGCATGCATGCGACTTATCAATGTCATTATTCTATTCCAG TGCATTGCAGCTAATAGAGAAACTCGGCAAAAGCTCATGAGCT CCTGCATTGTCAACTTCTTGGTACCCTTAGTACCGTTCATATCCAGCCTGGAGGTGTATGACAATGTGAGAGCTGTTGCCTTGTCCGTGTTTGGCATCTTATGCCAG GCAAGAGAATCTAGTGCTGTCCAATGGGCTATTGAAAATGAGGTGGTCGAAGTATGCTTGATTAGCATGGACACTGGAAACGAACTCACGAGAGTG ATTGGTCTGCACATTGTTGAATCCATACTTCGGGTTGACTTTGGAATATCATACATATTCAGTCCTGCAGCTGATCATCTGTTGAATAAACTGATGAGAACATTGGATAATTTG GTAAATCTGATAGCTGTTGTGCACAACTTCTCTCCTCGAATCCTATTTCACACCATCCGGTGCTATGCTCGCTTATGTCATGATGAAAG GGGACATAATCTTGTGAAGCAGTCACTCCCTGAATCCATCATCAAGGGCACTTTTCATGGAAACCTGAAG CTGCTTCTTCAGTTCACGAGATTTTATCATTCAGAAAGAATCAGGACTAACGGTGTCAAGTGTTTCCTGGAGCTGCTGCATTTCGGGGGTTCAGGTGTTATATTGCATAATGTAGAAAACCGGTTCctcagagagagaaattaccAGATGTTTACCCGCATCTTTTGTTGCGTGTACAAAATCCTCTGTAAATTGCATTTTTGGTTGAAATTCTTAGTAAGATTTCGAATTCTCAAAAGTGTCttgactttttcttcttttttttctactttccttGTTTTGCTGTCCATGATCACGTCTTGCATAAGATGA